Proteins found in one Pseudomonas marvdashtae genomic segment:
- a CDS encoding YfaP family protein gives MRFLSLLIGLLGAPLAWAAPSAELSEPVGGWRYSGLLDRTENPQVAYPTPPIDRGVQRNRTMIEGRIKDMGTARQPHSLAVNGNPLNLYTDDEGRFARPYAFGAGSNSVEVRSSEGQSLKRVQFYEANNLRTPAQIRVVLGWDDPKAELDLHIVTPDGQHAFFGQPALSNGGGLDPDGVDGPGPEMFTMTAPMHGTYLVYVNYWGNYGSGGYNFDETSNQNEVITSQINLVLNENTVDEKRETFVVPLRAIGDLLLVKTFNY, from the coding sequence GTGCGTTTTCTTTCTCTATTGATCGGGTTGCTCGGTGCGCCGCTGGCGTGGGCCGCGCCTTCGGCTGAGTTGTCGGAGCCGGTCGGCGGCTGGCGCTACAGCGGCTTGCTCGATCGTACGGAAAACCCGCAAGTCGCCTACCCCACGCCGCCCATCGACCGCGGCGTGCAGCGCAATCGCACGATGATCGAGGGTCGGATCAAGGACATGGGCACGGCGCGCCAACCCCATAGCCTGGCGGTCAACGGCAATCCACTGAATCTCTATACCGACGACGAGGGGCGTTTCGCCCGGCCGTATGCGTTTGGCGCCGGCTCCAACAGCGTCGAGGTGCGCAGCTCCGAAGGCCAGTCCCTCAAGCGCGTGCAATTCTATGAAGCCAATAACCTGCGCACCCCCGCGCAGATCCGCGTGGTGCTGGGCTGGGACGATCCAAAAGCCGAGCTCGACCTGCATATCGTCACACCCGACGGCCAACATGCCTTCTTCGGCCAACCGGCGCTGAGCAATGGCGGCGGCCTCGACCCGGACGGCGTCGATGGTCCCGGCCCCGAGATGTTCACCATGACCGCGCCGATGCACGGCACCTATTTGGTCTACGTGAACTATTGGGGCAACTACGGCAGCGGCGGCTACAACTTCGATGAAACCAGCAACCAGAACGAGGTGATCACCTCGCAGATCAACCTGGTGCTCAACGAAAACACCGTCGATGAAAAACGCGAGACCTTTGTCGTGCCCCTGCGCGCCATTGGCGATCTGTTGCTGGTCAAGACTTTCAACTACTAA
- a CDS encoding DUF1175 domain-containing protein: protein MESAVTALIRNPALALLLALLLGGPALAVEAPPLDAQQSQVFRAWFVRIAQEQLTKGPSPRWYQQDCAGLVRFAANEALKVHDDKWLRSNGLSNRYLPPELPLSDAQRRLAQQWQQGGGKVGPYVNAIKLIQFNSRLVGRDVTQARPGDLMFFDQGDDQHLMIWMGRYIAYHTGTATPTDNGMRSASLQQLMNWKDTRWIPDAANPNFIGVYRLNFLTQ from the coding sequence ATGGAAAGCGCTGTGACAGCACTGATCCGCAACCCGGCGTTGGCGTTGCTACTGGCGTTGCTGCTCGGCGGGCCTGCGCTTGCCGTCGAGGCGCCGCCGCTGGACGCCCAGCAATCCCAGGTCTTTCGCGCCTGGTTCGTGCGCATCGCCCAAGAGCAACTGACCAAAGGCCCGAGCCCGCGATGGTATCAGCAGGATTGCGCCGGGCTGGTGCGTTTCGCCGCCAACGAAGCGCTGAAGGTCCACGATGACAAATGGCTGCGCAGTAATGGCTTGTCCAATCGCTACCTGCCGCCGGAATTGCCCCTGAGCGATGCGCAACGGCGCCTTGCCCAGCAATGGCAGCAGGGTGGCGGCAAGGTCGGGCCCTATGTCAACGCGATCAAGCTGATCCAGTTCAACAGCCGCCTGGTGGGTCGCGATGTCACCCAGGCCCGGCCCGGCGACTTGATGTTCTTCGATCAGGGCGACGACCAGCACCTGATGATCTGGATGGGCCGCTACATCGCCTATCACACCGGCACCGCTACCCCAACTGACAACGGCATGCGCTCCGCAAGCCTGCAACAACTCATGAACTGGAAGGACACCCGATGGATACCCGACGCAGCCAACCCCAACTTCATCGGCGTCTATCGACTCAACTTTCTCACCCAATGA
- a CDS encoding DUF2138 domain-containing protein has protein sequence MSDNTASPTTPTPVAKPVRRWPAILIGLCLVAGVAAGLGWFMTKPKAPPMELALEKLGVSRPDGLLEAHSLSQLPKDLLAVPFLKATLTEDFVFYYEAHADRLGLIGSLRRIIYEHDLKLQDSLIEALFDQPADVALWRGADGRLKDFLLVMDRGGLAKVLEPLAKVALDDTQLSKLGDLKVGGDEVALYQLSYNASKSLVFASHGDKLVVLSNPTKLYDKGNGPTDEPGMVSTQAIEALLAGEKLFPEAFGLPPKAPETKQRISVNASVLAMGYQRFIPNFAGLRFDMDDKGWHSFLAMDELENQPDFDFKPIWQAMPMGASACVALPLAAEQQKPLLVKLGADDKAAQAMVDHMAGAAGLCWYADSRLYTPLLVASLNDDDGKLDADLGNLFGSMVGAYENNVAEHAFPVVEKQEGSTHHWQRQVSSNFGPYLAKDAAQPESITGKAFMRVSLARHGSTLLFSLDDKLVDKALGTLDKRFPPMADVVPKDVLMPIYFGPDSMAQLMQRETLDSLPQDMEPVFYNAAQTYLIPKLRTLGGYGKYALTLPEGSEPDGHWQWLPLEWKAL, from the coding sequence ATGAGCGACAACACTGCTTCCCCGACCACGCCGACACCTGTCGCCAAACCTGTGCGCCGCTGGCCGGCGATACTGATCGGGCTGTGCCTGGTCGCCGGTGTGGCCGCCGGGTTGGGCTGGTTCATGACCAAGCCCAAGGCGCCGCCGATGGAGCTGGCACTGGAAAAGCTCGGCGTGAGCCGCCCCGACGGTTTGCTCGAAGCGCATTCCCTGAGCCAGTTGCCCAAGGACTTGCTGGCAGTGCCGTTCCTCAAGGCCACGCTCACCGAGGATTTCGTCTTCTATTACGAAGCCCACGCCGACCGCCTCGGGTTGATCGGCAGCCTGCGCCGGATCATCTACGAGCATGACCTCAAGCTGCAGGACAGCCTGATCGAGGCGCTTTTCGACCAACCGGCGGACGTGGCGCTGTGGCGCGGTGCGGACGGTCGGCTCAAGGATTTCCTGTTGGTGATGGATCGCGGCGGCCTGGCCAAGGTGCTGGAGCCGTTGGCGAAAGTCGCCTTGGACGACACCCAGTTGAGCAAGCTCGGCGACTTGAAAGTGGGCGGCGATGAAGTCGCGCTGTACCAGCTCAGTTATAACGCCAGCAAATCCCTGGTCTTCGCCTCCCATGGCGACAAGCTCGTCGTGCTGTCCAACCCGACCAAGCTTTACGACAAGGGCAACGGCCCTACCGATGAACCGGGCATGGTCTCGACCCAGGCCATCGAGGCCTTGCTGGCCGGTGAAAAACTCTTCCCCGAAGCTTTCGGCCTGCCGCCCAAGGCGCCTGAGACCAAGCAACGCATCTCGGTCAATGCCAGCGTGCTTGCCATGGGCTACCAGCGTTTCATCCCGAACTTCGCCGGGTTGCGTTTCGATATGGATGACAAGGGCTGGCACAGCTTCCTGGCCATGGACGAATTGGAAAACCAGCCGGACTTCGACTTCAAGCCAATCTGGCAAGCCATGCCCATGGGCGCCAGCGCCTGTGTCGCCTTGCCGCTGGCGGCGGAGCAGCAGAAGCCGCTGCTGGTTAAACTCGGCGCCGACGACAAGGCCGCCCAGGCCATGGTCGACCACATGGCCGGCGCGGCGGGCCTGTGCTGGTACGCCGACTCACGCCTGTACACGCCGCTGCTGGTGGCAAGTTTGAATGACGACGACGGTAAGCTCGACGCCGACCTGGGCAACCTGTTCGGTTCGATGGTGGGCGCCTACGAAAACAATGTTGCCGAGCACGCGTTCCCGGTGGTCGAGAAGCAAGAAGGCTCGACCCACCATTGGCAGCGCCAGGTCAGTTCCAACTTCGGCCCTTACCTGGCCAAGGACGCCGCGCAACCTGAGTCCATCACCGGCAAGGCGTTCATGCGCGTGAGCCTGGCGCGCCACGGCTCGACGTTGCTGTTCTCCCTCGATGACAAGCTGGTGGACAAGGCCCTCGGCACCCTCGACAAGCGCTTCCCGCCCATGGCCGACGTCGTGCCCAAGGACGTGCTGATGCCGATCTACTTCGGCCCCGATTCCATGGCGCAACTGATGCAGCGCGAAACCCTCGACAGCTTGCCCCAGGACATGGAACCGGTGTTCTACAACGCTGCGCAAACCTACCTGATTCCGAAACTGCGCACCCTCGGCGGCTACGGCAAATACGCCCTGACGTTGCCTGAAGGCAGCGAGCCGGACGGCCATTGGCAGTGGCTGCCGCTGGAATGGAAAGCGCTGTGA